The region TATTCAGCAAGAAATCATTGGGAGTGATTTTTTAAAGTGTGGGAAATGTCTCTGCATTGTGTTGTTCCTTTGGATGAGCCCAAAGGAACAGTAGTAACTGTTTTTTTTTGTAATGCAATCAAGAATGTTACCTGTCTAGCTGATCCAGTTTTTTACTGCTAGTAATGTACCATCTACTGGTGGGATAGTTGTAATATGCTGAGATCTACTTTCCTATAATACCAATTAACCTTAATTATCAAATTCGGACAAGTAACCCCCATTCTGATAGCTAATGAGACTCACACCCGATAACGAGATCCTGAATGCGTTGGATTAAACATTTTCAGTAAACATCGAGAGGTGTTTATCATGGTCCTTGTTCGATATAACAATCGGCGATAACGTAAGAATTATGTATTGGCTACTCCATCGGCTGGATCAGCGTTGATGAGGAACAGGGTTATGCTACCACCATCTTACGGGTGAAATGTGACTCGCATCGCAACAAAATGAGGCTTTTATGTTATCGTTATGCACATTCTTAAATTTGCATAACGAATAACCATTATGAGAATAACATTTAACTCAGATAGTGAGTTGACAATTAATACAATTGATAGATATGCGAAAAGCTATGGAGTCTCAAGATCGAAAGTAATTTCTGATTTGCTTGATTCAATATCACCCGCTCTTGATTATCTGGTTTTTCAAAACAGCTTAAAAAGAGAAATGGAGACTAAATTATTAAATTTATTTGCATATGAGCTTAAAGAAGTAGAAGCTAAAGTATCTAAGGATGAGGTTTTTTTTAGGTATTTTTATCAAAGTATAAAAAAGATTTCCTACGTATTTGTAAGTGAAGGTACAATTCGATTTTCACTGCCCGATAGAGAATTGTGGTTTGACCTTAGAGAAAAATTCAAATTAAAAGTAAGTGAGTTAGTCGAAATATATAGGCCTTTTGATAATGGCCACTATATTTGTGTTTTTTATCCTGACCCTCTTGAAGAGGGAATGTACACATCAGTTATAATTAACTTCATGTCGTTAATTGTCGATAACTACTGTTTCGATATTAATTCTTTGTGTTTTGTAAGAGAGGAAGATTTCTTTTATTGCGGCATTAATGATTACATGAAAAGAAATCTTAAAAACAAAAATCGGTTGCATCTCTCATGGGCTCCGCTAACAAAAATTGCTGACGGGTATCTATTTATGGCTGCAATGCGCAAAGAAAACTCAAACTATTCAGCCAGCCAAGAAGGAGATTTTACAGTGAACTTCCCTTACGATATATGGAAGCAATAATCCAAATATTTTCAGACAGATATTATCTCTACGAACCGTCCCCACTCCTTCACTGGAATGGGGATTTTCTTTTTCTGTCTGAGAAAGTGCTATGAATAAAAATGAAGGACAACTATTCCTGCAGAACTCGCTTGATAGCTTGCCCCAATGGGTATCTGAACGCATTCTGCAGCAGATAAATCAGTTAACCCACTACGAGCCTGTAATAGGCATTATGGGGAAAACCGGCGCGGGCAAGAGCAGCTTGTGCAATGCACTGTTTGCCGGGGAGGTGTCGCCGGTCAGTGATATTACAGCCTGCACACGCGAACCCTTACGCTTTCACCTGCAGGTGGGAAAACGCTACATGACACTAGTGGATTTACCCGGTGTGGGGGAAAGCAATGCGCGTGATGCGGAATATGCCACGCTGTACCGTAAGCAACTTCCCCGGCTCGACCTGGTACTGTGGCTTATTAAGGCCGATGACCGGGCTCTTGCGGTGGATGAACATTTTTACCGTCAGGTGATCGGTGAGTCTTACCGGCATAAAGTGCTGTTTGTTATCTGCCAGTCGGATAAGGTCGAACCCACCAGCAGTGGCAATAAACTATCCACGGAGCAGAAGCAAAATATCAGCCGCAAAATCTGCCTCCTGCATGAATTGTTCCAGCCGGTAAACCCAGTCTGTGCGGTGTCAGTTCGTCTGCAATGGGGACTGCGGGTGATGGCTGAGCGGATGATTCGTTGTCTGCCGCGTGAGGCTAGCAGTCCGGTGGCTGTACAGCTTTGTGCTCCACTT is a window of Enterobacter sp. R4-368 DNA encoding:
- a CDS encoding GTPase family protein, which gives rise to MNKNEGQLFLQNSLDSLPQWVSERILQQINQLTHYEPVIGIMGKTGAGKSSLCNALFAGEVSPVSDITACTREPLRFHLQVGKRYMTLVDLPGVGESNARDAEYATLYRKQLPRLDLVLWLIKADDRALAVDEHFYRQVIGESYRHKVLFVICQSDKVEPTSSGNKLSTEQKQNISRKICLLHELFQPVNPVCAVSVRLQWGLRVMAERMIRCLPREASSPVAVQLCAPLRTDAVNKKARDDFGETVGSVLDTVSSMPLIPDPVRTVIQSVRDIVVSVARAVWSFFF